The proteins below come from a single Aegilops tauschii subsp. strangulata cultivar AL8/78 chromosome 6, Aet v6.0, whole genome shotgun sequence genomic window:
- the LOC109750758 gene encoding uncharacterized protein, translating to MMGGRGGVASGGGGGRRQERQALMLTFAVALLMGTAVYFRIWARQSDDPSFTADDREELRRQFEHANLEAMDESAEWRMKYDTELAKNRDLQDELLKVKTSLSDSTKRFEELQKDNEMLKRQTESMKLECNCTVPLNINQE from the exons ATGatgggaggaagagggggggtagcaagcggaggaggaggggggcggcggcagGAGCGGCAGGCGCTGATGCTGACGTTCGCGGTGGCGCTGCTGATGGGCACCGCCGTCTACTTCCGCATCTGGGCGCGCCAgtccgacgacccctccttcacCGCCGACGACCGCGAGGAGCTCCG GAGGCAGTTCGAGCATGCTAACCTAGAGGCAATGGATGAATCCGCTGAATGGAGAATGAAATACGACACGGAATTGGCGAAAAACAGGGACCTGCAAGATGAACTTTTAAAG GTCAAGACCTCACTGTCTGATTcaaccaagagatttgaagagTTACAAAAG GATAATGAGATGTTGAAGAGGCAGACTGAATCCATGAAACTGGAGTGCAATTGCACCGTTCCATTGAATATTAATCAGGAATAA
- the LOC109750673 gene encoding phytyl ester synthase 1, chloroplastic-like, with protein MATLSLSLAHPQVRALWRQAGRPQRSRGSSSRRFRHAHAAGRVQASYRGLEPLYDDGYGTVKDLGHYYRAIGELVEHDGGPPRWLCPVDAGEPAVEDAPVMLYLPGIDGMGMGLCMHHKALGTIFELRCMHIPLRDRTPFEELVTMVEDVVRAEHSASPTKPIYILGNSFGGCIALAVAARNPGTDLVLVLVNPATSFERSRIKTLLSVFSPLSDRACIAAAALLNYNIHNEVNMALSMMKSGRHPFEALSRLTSNMSSSLKHSKMLDKLPKDTLKWKIKLIKQAASYANSHIQSVTAEVLLLTSCADRLLPSKSEANRLQKKLPKCRVFFFEKHGHSLLLEHGVHVSSIIKCSSLYRHSRRYHRVHDYIPPSATDMKEADKISRGTMLKTCPAMYSTMEDGAVVRGLAGLPEEGPVLLVGNHMLMGTEIIPLGAELMRRRKVVVRGVAHPLLFPRKARTRSQGHDLFDFLNLWGGVPMTYRCMYELLAAGEFVLLYPGGYREALHCKGEEHRLFWPDQAEFVRMAAQFDATIVPFGVVGEDDLVNLLWTFDDIRSVPFGRKLLRGYSNHLKLRDTQEVIFPGAVPKIPGRFYYRFGKPIPTRGRQDVLTDRRAATELYFDVKSEVEEIIAYLLEKREEDRYRSILPRLLHRAVRGSKTEVPAFNP; from the exons ATGGCGACTCTTTCTCTCTCCCTGGCACACCCGCAGGTCCGCGCCCTCTGGCGACAAGCAGGGCGGCCGCAGCGGTCGCGTGGCTCGTCCAGCCGCCGGTTCAGGCACGCACACGCCGCCGGGAGGGTGCAGGCCAGCTACAGGGGTCTTGAGCCGCTGTACGATGATGGGTACGGGACGGTCAAGGACCTGGGCCACTACTATCGGGCGATCGGGGAGCTGGTGGAGCACGACGGCGGGCCGCCCCGCTGGCTTTGCCCCGTCGACGCCGGCGAACCGGCGGTCGAGGATGCCCCGGTCATGCTGTATTTGCCAG GGATAGATGGAATGGGGATGGGGCTCTGCATGCACCACAAGGCTCTTGGAAC GATATTTGAACTTAGATGCATGCACATTCCTCTTCGCGACCGCACGCCGTTCGAAG AACTTGTCACAATGGTAGAAGATGTTGTGAGAGCAGAGCATTCCGCTTCTCCTACTAAGCCCATCTACATATTGGGGAATTCATTTGGAGGATGCATAGCTCTTGCAGTCGCCGCTCGCAATCCTGGCACTGATTTGGTACTGGTACTAGTTAATCCAG CTACATCATTTGAGAGATCACGCATAAAAACACTTCTGTCGGTTTTCAGCCCGTTGTCGGACCGCGCCTGTATTGCAGCTGCAGCTCTACTGAATTACAACATCC ACAATGAGGTGAACATGGCACTGAGTATGATGAAAAGTGGGAGGCATCCTTTTGAAGCACTCAGCAGATTGACAAGTAACATGTCATCTTCCCTGAAGCATTCG AAAATGCTGGACAAACTACCAAAAGACACACTAAAATGGAAGATTAAACTGATCAAACAGGCTGCATCATACGCTAATAGCCATATACAATCAGTTACAGCCGAGGTGCTACTGCTAACCAG CTGCGCCGATAGGTTACTTCCGAGCAAATCTGAAGCTAACAGGCTACAGAAGAAGTTACCCAAATGCAGAGTCTTCTTCTTTGAGAAGCATGGCCACAGCTTGCTGCTG GAGCATGGTGTCCATGTCTCATCCATCATCAAGTGCTCTTCCCTCTACCGCCACTCGAGGCGCTACCACCGGGTTCACGACTACATACCGCCGTCGGCAACCGACATGAAGGAGGCCGACAAGATCAGCAG GGGCACGATGCTCAAGACGTGCCCGGCGATGTACTCGACGATGGAGGACGGCGCGGTGGTCCGGGGCCTGGCGGGGCTGCCGGAGGAGGGGCCGGTGCTGCTGGTGGGCAACCACATGCTGATGGGCACGGAGATCATCCCGCTCGGCGCGGAGCTGATGCGGCGGAGGAAGGTGGTCGTCCGCGGCGTCGCCCACCCGCTGCTGTTCCCGAGGAAGGCGAGGACGCGGTCGCAGGGGCACGACCTCTTCGACTTCCTCAACCTGTGGGGCGGCGTGCCCATGACCTACAGGTGCATGTACGAGCTGCTGGCCGCCGGCGAGTTCGTGCTGCTCTACCCTGGTGGCTATAGGGAGGCGCTCCACTGCAAG GGCGAAGAGCACAGGCTTTTTTGGCCTGACCAGGCCGAGTTCGTCAGGATGGCGGCGCAGTTCGACGCCACAATTGTGCCATTTGGAGTCGTTGGAGAGGATGACCTCGTGAAC CTGCTCTGGACATTCGACGATATCAGGAGCGTGCCCTTCGGCAGGAAGCTGCTGCGGGGCTACAGCAACCATCTGAAGCTAAG GGACACTCAGGAGGTGATCTTCCCCGGCGCAGTCCCAAAGATCCCCGGCCGGTTCTACTACCGGTTCGGGAAGCCGATCCCGACGAGGGGGCGGCAGGACGTGCTCACCGACCGGCGGGCCGCGACCGAGCTCTACTTCGATGTTAAATCGGAGGTGGAAGAAATCATCGCCTACCTGCTGGAGAAGAGGGAGGAGGACAGGTACAGGAGCATCCTGCCCAGGCTCCTCCACAGAGCTGTGAGGGGGTCCAAAACTGAAGTCCCGGCCTTCAACCCTTAA
- the LOC109750593 gene encoding protein ACTIVITY OF BC1 COMPLEX KINASE 3, chloroplastic isoform X1 encodes MSPLVRPAVLPVCAAKSGGGGGNGDKWAPRQQRSWWGRSKQSLPHQPGGSGGRGGGGGGALDQVLGVLRRDGEFLQAAAGAPLRDALWLRFLEKKQQQRKRPRPKPAEQQQQEAAAPPHPQAPAFPAYPPGLSCVELVMADLQALKVYADSSKQEFVLRFLGSKQQPQSQQQSTELKPVFKKQPKPKGPKPNGEQKEQQQQQALQPPAFPPHPHPPGLSCMELMMADADALNLYVNYFLAILNTPLPQHYDPDLLAQYFVSRPHILVFRTVQILFAFLVGAAKVQMFKKASLTTDATHSSSVSNEGFDASQYMVGQLLKDTFLDLGPTFIKVGQSLSTRPDILGSEISEALAELHERVPPFPREDAMKIIEGEFERPVSQVFSYISDEPVASASFGQVYQGRTFDGALVAIKVQRPNLLPSVLRDIYILRLGLSFVRKVAKRRSNISLYADELGKGFVDELDYNIEADNATKFLDTHSKYSFVMVPKVLKQLTRKRVLTMEWVAGENPRELLSLAKGISGSIAQLSEKQKLDAKARLLDLVNKGVEASLVQLLETGLLHADPHPGNLRYTPDGRVGFLDFGLLCEMEKKHSRAMLSSIVHIVNGDWASLVYDLIEMDVVPPRTNLRRVTMDLEDTLGEVTYEGGIPDIKFSRVLGKIWSIALKYHFRMPPYFTLVLRSIASLEGLAIAQDGTFKTFQAAYPYVVRKLLSDNSLDTRKVLHQVIFNRRKEFQWQKIAVFLKLASARGNFRQNTGALPERKGLDVSNLAEISDASSLDRATPERAMHTANLCLRLLLSRDSIVIRRLIMTANHKSLARDLISKDAAIFRALLSRALADVVCQWMVKVTALKQLRDRGDDPGLSKEAPISPVVSSLQEVVRDRRLKVIFSKFVKDLREEPMLMVRVGWSALVVSAVSTAIGAHRFAVLLSEEYLPVPTSRRPALAQI; translated from the exons ATGTCGCCGCTGGTGCGGCCCGCCGTGCTGCCCGTGTGCGCCGCGAAGAGCGGCGGCGGAGGGGGCAACGGCGACAAGTGGGCGCCGCGGCAGCAGCGGTCGTGGTGGGGGAGGAGCAAGCAGAGCCTGCCGCACCAGCCGGGCGGGAGCGGGGGccgaggaggcgggggcggcggcgcccTGGACCAGGTGCTCGGCGTGCTCCGCCGCGACGGCGAGTTCCTCCAGGCCGCGGCCGGCGCCCCGCTCCGCGACGCCCTCTGGCTCCGCTTCCTcgagaagaagcagcagcagcggAAGCGGCCGAGACCTAAGCCggcggagcagcagcagcaggaggcggcggcgccaCCACATCCCCAAGCCCCGGCGTTCCCAGCCTACCCTCCAG GGTTGTCTTGCGTGGAGCTGGTGATGGCCGATCTGCAAGCCCTCAAGGTGTACGCCGATTCCTCGAAGCAGGAGTTCGTGCTCCGATTCCTCGGAAGCAAGCAGCAGCCTCAATCCCAGCAGCAATCTACTGAGCTCAAACCAGTTTTCAAGAAACAACCTAAACCCAAAGGTCCCAAACCCAATGGAGAGCAgaaagagcagcagcagcagcaggcgcTTCAGCCCCCGGCCTTCCCTCCTCATCCCCACCCACCAG GGCTGTCTTGTATGGAGCTGATGATGGCCGACGCCGATGCCCTCAACTTGTATGTCAATTACTTCTTGGCCATTCTCAACACTCCTCTGCCCCAGCATTACGATCCCGATCTGCTCGCACAGTACTTCGTATCACGGCCTCATATCCTTGTATTTCGCACGGTTCAA ATACTATTCGCATTCCTCGTGGGTGCGGCAAAGGTGCAGATGTTTAAAAAGGCCAGTCTGACCACAGATGCTACCCACAGCAGTAGTGTCAGCAACGAAGGTTTCGATGCTTCACAATACATGGTTGGACAGCTTCTCAAGGATACATTTCTTGACCTTGGACCTACTTTCATTAAAG TTGGACAATCCCTCTCAACAAGACCTGATATCTTAGGCTCTGAGATTTCTGAG GCACTTGCCGAGTTGCATGAGAGAGTTCCTCCTTTCCCAAGAGAGGATGCAATGAAGATCATTGAGGGAGAATTTGAGCGGCCTGTTTCGCAGGTTTTCAGTTACATTTCTGATGAGCCTGTTGCATCAGCTTCCTTTGGACAG GTTTATCAGGGGCGTACATTTGATGGTGCTCTTGTGGCCATAAAGGTTCAGCGGCCGAACCTTCTTCCTTCTGTATTGAGGGACATCTATATACTACGCCTTGGG CTTTCTTTTGTGAGGAAAGTTGCAAAGCGAAGAAGTAACATTTCCCTCTATGCTGATGAGTTGGGTAAAGGATTTGTTGATGAGTTGGACTACAATATTGAAGCTGATAATGCTACTAAATTCCTG GACACTCACTCCAAATATTCATTTGTCATGGTTCCGAAGGTTCTCAAACAACTTACTAGGAAGAGGGTTTTGACTATGGAGTGGGTGGCTGGTGAAAACCCCAGGGAATTGCTTTCTCTGGCTAAAGGAATTTCTGGTAGCATTGCTCAGTTGTCAGAGAAGCAGAAGTTGGATGCAAAAGCCCGCCTTCTTGACCTG GTCAATAAAGGTGTCGAGGCATCATTAGTGCAGCTCCTTGAAACTGGCTTGCTGCATGCTGATCCTCATCCTGGGAATTTGCGTTATACACCTGATGGTCGTGTTGG GTTTCTGGATTTTGGTTTGCTTTGCGAGATGGAGAAGAAACATAGCCGAGCTATGCTTTCGAGCATTGTGCACATAGTAAATGGAGATTGGGCTTCCCTTGTTTACGATCTGATTGAAATGGATGTTGTTCCACCAAGAACTAATCTACGGCGAGTGACCATG GACTTAGAGGATACATTGGGCGAGGTAACCTATGAAGGTGGAATTCCAGACATCAAGTTTAGCAGG GTACTTGGAAAAATTTGGTCCATAGCACTTAAATATCACTTTCGTATGCCACCATATTTTACGCTGGTCCTGCGGTCAATTGCCTCTTTGGAAG GACTTGCCATAGCACAAGACGGAACTTTTAAAACATTTCAGGCAGCATATCCATATGTTGTTAGGAAGCTTCTGTCTGATAATTCACTTGATACTAGGAAGGTCCTGCATCAG GTGATTTTCAACAGGAGGAAAGAGTTCCAGTGGCAAAAGATTGCAGTGTTTCTAAAGCTAGCATCAGCAAG GGGTAACTTCAGGCAAAACACTGGCGCCCTGCCCGAGAGAAAGGGCCTGGATGTCTCAAACCTTGCAGAGATCAGTGACGCATCTTCCCTCGACCGCGCCACACCAGAAAGGGCGATGCACACTGCAAACCTTTGCCTGAGGCTCTTATTATCAAGGGATAGCATTGTGATAAGGAGGCTTATAATGACAGCA AACCACAAGTCTCTTGCCCGGGACCTGATCTCCAAAGACGCGGCGATTTTCCGGGCCCTCCTGAGCCGGGCTCTCGCCGACGTCGTCTGCCAGTGGATGGTCAAGGTGACTGCACTTAAACAACTCAGGGACAGGGGTGACGACCCGGGACTGTCCAAAGAAGCACCGATTTCACCGGTGGTGTCATCGCTACAGGAGGTCGTGAGGGACCGAAGGCTGAAGGTCATATTCTCGAAGTTTGTCAAGGATCTAAGGGAGGAGCCAATGCTGATGGTCAGGGTGGGCTGGAGCGCGCTCGTCGTCTCGGCCGTGTCCACCGCCATCGGCGCACACCGCTTTGCCGTCCTCCTGTCCGAGGAATACCTGCCGGTGCCGACGTCGCGGAGGCCCGCGCTAGCTCAGATCTAG
- the LOC109750593 gene encoding uncharacterized protein isoform X2, whose translation MSPLVRPAVLPVCAAKSGGGGGNGDKWAPRQQRSWWGRSKQSLPHQPGGSGGRGGGGGGALDQVLGVLRRDGEFLQAAAGAPLRDALWLRFLEKKQQQRKRPRPKPAEQQQQEAAAPPHPQAPAFPAYPPGLSCVELVMADLQALKVYADSSKQEFVLRFLGSKQQPQSQQQSTELKPVFKKQPKPKGPKPNGEQKEQQQQQALQPPAFPPHPHPPGLSCMELMMADADALNLYVNYFLAILNTPLPQHYDPDLLAQYFVSRPHILVFRTVQILFAFLVGAAKVQMFKKASLTTDATHSSSVSNEGFDASQYMVGQLLKDTFLDLGPTFIKVGQSLSTRPDILGSEISEALAELHERVPPFPREDAMKIIEGEFERPVSQVFSYISDEPVASASFGQVYQGRTFDGALVAIKVQRPNLLPSVLRDIYILRLGLSFVRKVAKRRSNISLYADELGKGFVDELDYNIEADNATKFLDTHSKYSFVMVPKVLKQLTRKRVLTMEWVAGENPRELLSLAKGISGSIAQLSEKQKLDAKARLLDLVNKGVEASLVQLLETGLLHADPHPGNLRYTPDGRVGFLDFGLLCEMEKKHSRAMLSSIVHIVNGDWASLVYDLIEMDVVPPRTNLRRVTMDLEDTLGEVTYEGGIPDIKFSRVLGKIWSIALKYHFRMPPYFTLVLRSIASLEGLAIAQDGTFKTFQAAYPYVVRKLLSDNSLDTRKVLHQVIFNRRKEFQWQKIAVFLKLASARGNFRQNTGALPERKGLDVSNLAEISDASSLDRATPERAMHTANLCLRLLLSRDSIVIRRLIMTANHKSLARDLISKDAAIFRALLSRALADVVCQWMVKEVVRDRRLKVIFSKFVKDLREEPMLMVRVGWSALVVSAVSTAIGAHRFAVLLSEEYLPVPTSRRPALAQI comes from the exons ATGTCGCCGCTGGTGCGGCCCGCCGTGCTGCCCGTGTGCGCCGCGAAGAGCGGCGGCGGAGGGGGCAACGGCGACAAGTGGGCGCCGCGGCAGCAGCGGTCGTGGTGGGGGAGGAGCAAGCAGAGCCTGCCGCACCAGCCGGGCGGGAGCGGGGGccgaggaggcgggggcggcggcgcccTGGACCAGGTGCTCGGCGTGCTCCGCCGCGACGGCGAGTTCCTCCAGGCCGCGGCCGGCGCCCCGCTCCGCGACGCCCTCTGGCTCCGCTTCCTcgagaagaagcagcagcagcggAAGCGGCCGAGACCTAAGCCggcggagcagcagcagcaggaggcggcggcgccaCCACATCCCCAAGCCCCGGCGTTCCCAGCCTACCCTCCAG GGTTGTCTTGCGTGGAGCTGGTGATGGCCGATCTGCAAGCCCTCAAGGTGTACGCCGATTCCTCGAAGCAGGAGTTCGTGCTCCGATTCCTCGGAAGCAAGCAGCAGCCTCAATCCCAGCAGCAATCTACTGAGCTCAAACCAGTTTTCAAGAAACAACCTAAACCCAAAGGTCCCAAACCCAATGGAGAGCAgaaagagcagcagcagcagcaggcgcTTCAGCCCCCGGCCTTCCCTCCTCATCCCCACCCACCAG GGCTGTCTTGTATGGAGCTGATGATGGCCGACGCCGATGCCCTCAACTTGTATGTCAATTACTTCTTGGCCATTCTCAACACTCCTCTGCCCCAGCATTACGATCCCGATCTGCTCGCACAGTACTTCGTATCACGGCCTCATATCCTTGTATTTCGCACGGTTCAA ATACTATTCGCATTCCTCGTGGGTGCGGCAAAGGTGCAGATGTTTAAAAAGGCCAGTCTGACCACAGATGCTACCCACAGCAGTAGTGTCAGCAACGAAGGTTTCGATGCTTCACAATACATGGTTGGACAGCTTCTCAAGGATACATTTCTTGACCTTGGACCTACTTTCATTAAAG TTGGACAATCCCTCTCAACAAGACCTGATATCTTAGGCTCTGAGATTTCTGAG GCACTTGCCGAGTTGCATGAGAGAGTTCCTCCTTTCCCAAGAGAGGATGCAATGAAGATCATTGAGGGAGAATTTGAGCGGCCTGTTTCGCAGGTTTTCAGTTACATTTCTGATGAGCCTGTTGCATCAGCTTCCTTTGGACAG GTTTATCAGGGGCGTACATTTGATGGTGCTCTTGTGGCCATAAAGGTTCAGCGGCCGAACCTTCTTCCTTCTGTATTGAGGGACATCTATATACTACGCCTTGGG CTTTCTTTTGTGAGGAAAGTTGCAAAGCGAAGAAGTAACATTTCCCTCTATGCTGATGAGTTGGGTAAAGGATTTGTTGATGAGTTGGACTACAATATTGAAGCTGATAATGCTACTAAATTCCTG GACACTCACTCCAAATATTCATTTGTCATGGTTCCGAAGGTTCTCAAACAACTTACTAGGAAGAGGGTTTTGACTATGGAGTGGGTGGCTGGTGAAAACCCCAGGGAATTGCTTTCTCTGGCTAAAGGAATTTCTGGTAGCATTGCTCAGTTGTCAGAGAAGCAGAAGTTGGATGCAAAAGCCCGCCTTCTTGACCTG GTCAATAAAGGTGTCGAGGCATCATTAGTGCAGCTCCTTGAAACTGGCTTGCTGCATGCTGATCCTCATCCTGGGAATTTGCGTTATACACCTGATGGTCGTGTTGG GTTTCTGGATTTTGGTTTGCTTTGCGAGATGGAGAAGAAACATAGCCGAGCTATGCTTTCGAGCATTGTGCACATAGTAAATGGAGATTGGGCTTCCCTTGTTTACGATCTGATTGAAATGGATGTTGTTCCACCAAGAACTAATCTACGGCGAGTGACCATG GACTTAGAGGATACATTGGGCGAGGTAACCTATGAAGGTGGAATTCCAGACATCAAGTTTAGCAGG GTACTTGGAAAAATTTGGTCCATAGCACTTAAATATCACTTTCGTATGCCACCATATTTTACGCTGGTCCTGCGGTCAATTGCCTCTTTGGAAG GACTTGCCATAGCACAAGACGGAACTTTTAAAACATTTCAGGCAGCATATCCATATGTTGTTAGGAAGCTTCTGTCTGATAATTCACTTGATACTAGGAAGGTCCTGCATCAG GTGATTTTCAACAGGAGGAAAGAGTTCCAGTGGCAAAAGATTGCAGTGTTTCTAAAGCTAGCATCAGCAAG GGGTAACTTCAGGCAAAACACTGGCGCCCTGCCCGAGAGAAAGGGCCTGGATGTCTCAAACCTTGCAGAGATCAGTGACGCATCTTCCCTCGACCGCGCCACACCAGAAAGGGCGATGCACACTGCAAACCTTTGCCTGAGGCTCTTATTATCAAGGGATAGCATTGTGATAAGGAGGCTTATAATGACAGCA AACCACAAGTCTCTTGCCCGGGACCTGATCTCCAAAGACGCGGCGATTTTCCGGGCCCTCCTGAGCCGGGCTCTCGCCGACGTCGTCTGCCAGTGGATGGTCAAG GAGGTCGTGAGGGACCGAAGGCTGAAGGTCATATTCTCGAAGTTTGTCAAGGATCTAAGGGAGGAGCCAATGCTGATGGTCAGGGTGGGCTGGAGCGCGCTCGTCGTCTCGGCCGTGTCCACCGCCATCGGCGCACACCGCTTTGCCGTCCTCCTGTCCGAGGAATACCTGCCGGTGCCGACGTCGCGGAGGCCCGCGCTAGCTCAGATCTAG